One window of Legionella pneumophila subsp. pneumophila str. Philadelphia 1 genomic DNA carries:
- a CDS encoding DUF1810 domain-containing protein — MARNKRLDRFHNAQNSNTCGYDQAFSEIQDGRKRSHWIWYIFPQLENLGKSPSAKLYGIKDFNEACDYLKDPVLFKRYFELIKLIEEKLKNIPLPHLMGGFPDDRKFISSLTLFQATSNYLSSKDTDSQNKYHELYETCNRVFKQIAPQGYSPCQQTELLVKHQSNSPVKKTTEKSSQPPQVTIFSPKRSKPNTAHPILKDLAQYINKRGNEWSYHYNFLGLVAFVYFIQDLILGTDHFNHKAREVKLTAASKLQKILDPQCHERCNLNPSERKALSDGRLGEIINKHGGLNKILTEAPDKPPKNDRAQEINSNPFL, encoded by the coding sequence ATGGCCAGAAATAAAAGACTCGATCGTTTTCATAATGCTCAAAATAGTAATACTTGTGGCTACGATCAAGCATTCAGCGAAATACAAGACGGAAGAAAAAGAAGCCATTGGATATGGTATATTTTTCCTCAATTGGAAAATTTAGGTAAAAGCCCATCGGCCAAACTATATGGAATTAAAGATTTTAATGAGGCATGTGATTATTTAAAAGATCCTGTACTGTTTAAGCGCTATTTTGAGTTAATAAAACTCATAGAGGAAAAATTAAAGAACATTCCTCTACCTCATCTGATGGGTGGTTTTCCTGATGATCGTAAATTCATCTCAAGTTTGACCTTGTTCCAAGCCACTTCCAATTACCTGAGTTCAAAAGATACGGATTCTCAAAACAAGTATCATGAGCTTTATGAGACTTGTAATAGAGTTTTTAAACAAATTGCTCCACAGGGTTATTCTCCATGTCAACAAACTGAGTTATTGGTCAAACATCAATCAAATTCCCCTGTGAAAAAGACAACAGAGAAATCAAGTCAACCTCCACAAGTGACTATCTTTTCACCCAAACGGTCCAAACCGAATACTGCTCATCCTATCCTTAAGGATCTTGCTCAATATATAAACAAAAGGGGAAATGAATGGAGTTATCATTATAATTTTCTAGGCCTAGTGGCTTTCGTTTATTTCATACAGGATTTAATTCTTGGAACTGATCATTTCAATCATAAAGCCCGTGAGGTCAAATTAACTGCAGCAAGCAAATTACAGAAAATTCTTGATCCCCAATGCCATGAACGATGTAATCTAAATCCATCAGAAAGAAAGGCGCTTTCCGATGGTCGCTTGGGGGAGATTATTAATAAACACGGGGGATTGAATAAAATCCTGACAGAGGCTCCTGACAAACCTCCAAAAAATGACCGAGCTCAGGAAATCAACAGTAATCCCTTTTTATAA
- a CDS encoding hemolysin family protein, with protein sequence MYNILLIFIAFLLVLLNAFFVSAEFGMVKLRATRIQAIKENYGLRGRILEQVHQNLDAYLSACQLGITLASLGLGWIGEPAFAELLGPLFVALGISSVHIVTISSFFIAFFLISFLHIVIGELMPKSIAIRQSELISIWTAVPLYWFYWIMYPAIWLLNTCSNFFLKLSGMDIKNEYEGFYSSEELKLILSGQHLQSELKEDEREILEHTLDLAELNVTEVMRPEDEMIIIDINEPFETIKDKILKYRYSRYPVYDSGTKEMIGVIHVKDLFADLLLQKNINTLKPYVRPVLKVSHKLPAMDLLRKFRAGMPHFALVYKHKSSLLGFVTLDNLLHILIGRIKDEFHKTHEDWVKNSDGTITTKGDCSLYSLERALDCDITLSPDEEELNTLYGLIITRHGKLPNEGEIIQFVEFDALIEKVQDSFITKIKVFPKIKN encoded by the coding sequence ATGTATAACATTCTGTTAATTTTTATAGCATTCCTGCTGGTGCTTCTCAATGCATTTTTTGTATCGGCCGAATTTGGGATGGTTAAACTCAGGGCTACGAGAATTCAAGCCATCAAAGAAAATTACGGGCTAAGAGGCCGCATTCTTGAGCAAGTCCATCAAAATCTGGATGCGTATTTATCAGCATGTCAGTTAGGCATTACTCTTGCTTCGTTAGGATTGGGTTGGATTGGAGAGCCTGCTTTTGCAGAGTTATTGGGGCCATTATTTGTTGCTTTGGGTATTTCATCGGTTCATATTGTTACTATATCTTCTTTTTTTATTGCATTTTTTCTTATTTCTTTTCTACATATTGTAATCGGTGAGCTCATGCCCAAGTCCATTGCCATTCGGCAATCTGAATTGATTTCAATATGGACTGCAGTCCCGTTGTATTGGTTTTACTGGATAATGTATCCTGCCATTTGGTTGTTAAATACCTGTTCCAATTTTTTTCTCAAACTGTCCGGCATGGATATAAAAAATGAATACGAAGGTTTTTATTCAAGTGAGGAACTTAAATTAATTTTAAGCGGACAGCATCTGCAATCGGAATTAAAAGAGGATGAACGTGAAATCCTGGAGCATACTCTCGATTTGGCTGAGTTAAATGTCACTGAGGTAATGCGTCCTGAAGATGAAATGATCATAATAGATATAAATGAGCCATTCGAAACGATTAAAGATAAAATTTTAAAATATCGTTATAGTCGTTATCCTGTCTATGATTCCGGGACTAAGGAAATGATTGGTGTCATCCATGTTAAGGATTTATTTGCCGATTTGTTGCTCCAGAAAAATATCAATACATTAAAGCCTTATGTGCGACCAGTACTTAAAGTCAGTCATAAATTACCTGCTATGGATTTGCTGCGTAAATTCAGAGCTGGTATGCCTCATTTTGCTTTGGTATACAAACACAAATCGAGTTTACTTGGATTTGTAACTCTGGATAATTTGCTCCATATCCTGATTGGGCGGATTAAAGACGAGTTTCATAAAACACATGAAGATTGGGTAAAAAATTCGGACGGAACTATAACGACAAAAGGAGATTGCTCCCTTTATTCTCTAGAACGGGCTCTTGATTGCGATATTACTTTATCGCCAGATGAAGAAGAACTGAATACACTATATGGACTTATTATCACGCGCCACGGAAAATTGCCCAATGAAGGCGAAATAATTCAATTTGTTGAATTTGATGCCTTGATTGAAAAGGTACAGGATTCTTTTATAACCAAAATTAAAGTTTTCCCCAAGATTAAAAACTAG
- the queF gene encoding NADPH-dependent 7-cyano-7-deazaguanine reductase QueF (Catalyzes the NADPH-dependent reduction of 7-cyano-7-deazaguanine (preQ0) to 7-aminomethyl-7-deazaguanine (preQ1) in queuosine biosynthesis), with product MNKELESTYQNITNQSELGQSSNYDDHYNPKRLYPIPRAPKRQEINLDPNSTTFYGFDCWNHYEVSWLNSKGKPVVAMAVISYDCHSPCIIESKSLKLYFNSLNNTTFPDVETVVQTISKDLSHCIGSEVAVNVYPLSEIASQTIYAAFDGICLDKLDIECSVYHVMPDFLSTSSELVEEALYSDLLKSNCLVTNQPDWGSVQIIYKGKKINHEGLLKYLISFRNHNEFHEQCIERIFADIMRFCQPESLTVYGRYTRRGGLDINPIRSTEPCVFDGQNIRLIRQ from the coding sequence ATGAATAAGGAACTTGAAAGCACTTATCAGAATATAACGAATCAATCGGAGCTGGGACAAAGTTCAAATTATGATGACCACTATAATCCTAAAAGGCTGTATCCTATCCCCAGAGCCCCAAAACGCCAGGAAATTAATTTGGATCCCAACTCCACCACTTTCTATGGTTTTGATTGCTGGAATCATTATGAGGTATCCTGGTTAAACTCCAAAGGTAAACCTGTTGTTGCGATGGCTGTTATTTCTTATGATTGTCATTCCCCGTGTATTATTGAATCCAAGTCATTAAAACTCTATTTTAACTCGTTGAATAACACTACTTTCCCTGACGTGGAAACCGTTGTGCAAACTATCAGCAAAGATTTAAGTCACTGCATTGGTTCTGAAGTGGCGGTTAACGTGTACCCCTTGTCGGAAATCGCTAGTCAAACTATCTATGCTGCATTCGATGGTATTTGCCTTGATAAGCTTGATATTGAATGCTCTGTATATCATGTAATGCCTGATTTTCTTTCGACCTCGTCTGAATTAGTTGAAGAGGCATTGTATTCTGATTTACTTAAATCAAACTGCCTGGTTACCAACCAACCGGATTGGGGAAGCGTTCAAATTATTTATAAAGGTAAAAAGATAAATCATGAAGGGTTGCTTAAATACCTGATTTCATTTAGAAATCATAATGAATTTCATGAGCAGTGCATTGAACGGATATTTGCAGACATTATGCGATTTTGCCAACCTGAATCATTGACTGTTTATGGACGATATACAAGAAGGGGAGGTCTGGATATTAATCCAATCAGGTCAACAGAACCTTGTGTTTTTGATGGGCAAAATATTCGTTTAATACGCCAATAA
- a CDS encoding VOC family protein, whose translation MTQAAFGEFCWNELATSDVKKAKDFYGKVFGWQFREIESKEMTYTLIQCNDKEMAGIWQIPKDQQSHIPPHWMAYIYVQDVSEALKKAKQHGAQEVKGITQAGEMGRFAIIVDPTGAHVALWESFE comes from the coding sequence ATGACTCAAGCTGCGTTTGGAGAGTTTTGTTGGAATGAATTAGCCACTTCTGATGTTAAAAAGGCAAAGGATTTTTATGGCAAGGTCTTTGGTTGGCAATTTAGAGAGATTGAATCAAAGGAAATGACCTACACTCTTATTCAATGCAATGATAAGGAAATGGCTGGTATATGGCAAATTCCCAAAGATCAACAAAGTCATATTCCTCCTCACTGGATGGCTTATATTTATGTCCAAGATGTATCAGAGGCTTTAAAAAAAGCAAAACAACATGGTGCTCAGGAAGTCAAAGGAATAACGCAGGCTGGTGAAATGGGACGTTTTGCTATTATAGTCGATCCGACTGGTGCACATGTTGCCTTATGGGAGTCCTTTGAATAA
- a CDS encoding NAD(P)-dependent alcohol dehydrogenase has product MSETIGYAAHKAGAPLKPFTFERRPVGAHDVAIDILFCGICHSDLHQVNNDWAGAFYPMVPGHEIIGRVKEVGHQVRRFKAGDLVGVGCMVDSCRQCTYCHQHEEQYCKSGATFTYNSQDNHLGGVTYGGYSKHIVVTEDFVLKIDESLDPAAAAPLLCAGITTYSPLKRAKVGKMSKVGIVGLGGLGHMAVKLARAMGAYVTVFTTSINKIKAGKDLGAHDVVLSTDNNVMQTLANQYDFILDTVSAKHDLGQYLNLLKVDGQLTQVGLPSDPLEVTMFPVILKRLSINGSLIGGIKETQEVLDFCARHGITADIELIKMHEVNSAYERLLKGDVKYRFVIDMSTLD; this is encoded by the coding sequence ATGTCAGAAACTATTGGTTATGCCGCCCACAAAGCGGGAGCCCCTTTAAAACCTTTCACTTTTGAACGCCGCCCTGTTGGTGCACACGACGTAGCAATTGATATTCTATTTTGTGGTATCTGTCATTCCGATTTGCATCAAGTCAATAATGATTGGGCAGGAGCATTCTATCCTATGGTTCCTGGACATGAAATCATTGGACGAGTCAAGGAGGTAGGACATCAAGTCCGCCGGTTCAAAGCAGGAGATTTAGTGGGCGTTGGCTGTATGGTTGACTCCTGCCGTCAATGCACCTATTGCCATCAGCATGAAGAACAATATTGCAAATCTGGAGCAACTTTTACCTATAATAGTCAAGACAATCATCTGGGAGGGGTGACCTACGGGGGGTATTCCAAACATATTGTCGTCACTGAAGATTTTGTATTAAAAATTGATGAATCACTTGATCCTGCCGCCGCCGCACCATTACTCTGTGCCGGAATAACCACTTATTCCCCCTTGAAAAGGGCTAAAGTAGGTAAAATGAGTAAAGTAGGAATCGTAGGCCTGGGTGGCTTAGGACATATGGCTGTCAAATTAGCCCGTGCCATGGGGGCTTATGTGACTGTATTTACCACTTCTATAAACAAGATAAAAGCGGGTAAAGATTTGGGAGCTCATGATGTTGTCTTGTCTACCGACAACAATGTCATGCAAACACTAGCCAATCAATATGATTTTATTCTTGATACTGTTTCTGCCAAACATGATCTTGGCCAATATTTAAACCTTCTTAAAGTGGATGGACAACTAACCCAGGTTGGGCTTCCATCAGATCCACTTGAAGTTACCATGTTTCCTGTTATTTTAAAAAGACTGAGCATTAACGGCTCATTGATTGGCGGCATTAAAGAGACACAAGAAGTTTTGGATTTTTGCGCCAGGCATGGGATCACCGCAGACATTGAATTAATAAAAATGCATGAAGTAAATTCTGCCTACGAAAGACTGTTAAAAGGAGATGTGAAATATCGATTTGTTATCGATATGTCAACCCTGGATTAA
- a CDS encoding Lpg1974 family pore-forming outer membrane protein → MKKYHQLLMGITLLLFGVCNYAGDTGPVENSDFFRVFIPNLKPGYEFSATAFYLQPGANNLGWGVITTVLPIPSPNWQVVTFNPDYQVGFNLGGRYVFANSGSDLQLNWSHLRTNDTDNVFVNPSSQWISPFSQTGTPPTPSGQITGVALLKLAHASLDFSYDAVSLDVGKFINFGSKLQTRLFTGLSSAWIKEELISTFRGFSLPILSLNNTSTYKGVGPRLGFNNSYNISHGFNLVGQLAGSVLYGRMQPAQYQFTGTSQQLIIAGIFVNREGLANPSVNQLVPALDAKIGLSYLYSLKQNWDLNFEAGYMGALYFNPLSSYETNTNVIALDTGSLSTSSAKHTQSNFSVGGPYITVSLRT, encoded by the coding sequence ATGAAAAAATATCATCAATTACTTATGGGAATTACTTTATTGTTGTTTGGTGTATGCAATTATGCCGGTGATACAGGGCCAGTTGAAAATAGCGACTTTTTCCGTGTGTTCATTCCTAATTTGAAACCGGGATATGAATTTTCTGCGACAGCCTTTTATCTGCAACCGGGAGCGAATAATTTAGGTTGGGGGGTGATTACGACAGTACTGCCAATACCATCGCCTAATTGGCAGGTTGTTACTTTTAATCCAGATTATCAAGTTGGGTTTAATTTGGGAGGACGTTATGTATTTGCCAATTCTGGAAGCGATTTGCAATTAAACTGGTCTCATCTGCGTACCAATGATACTGATAATGTCTTTGTGAATCCCTCATCGCAATGGATCTCTCCTTTTTCTCAGACCGGTACTCCTCCTACGCCTTCTGGCCAAATTACAGGAGTGGCTTTATTGAAGCTTGCACATGCCAGTCTTGATTTTAGTTATGATGCAGTCAGTCTCGATGTTGGAAAATTTATTAACTTTGGTTCCAAATTACAGACAAGGCTTTTTACAGGGTTAAGCAGTGCCTGGATAAAGGAAGAGTTGATATCAACTTTTCGGGGCTTTTCACTCCCTATACTGTCATTAAATAATACATCCACTTACAAAGGTGTTGGGCCGAGACTAGGATTCAATAATAGTTATAATATTTCTCATGGGTTCAATTTGGTCGGACAACTCGCCGGCTCAGTCTTGTACGGCAGAATGCAACCAGCTCAATACCAATTCACAGGAACCTCTCAGCAATTGATTATCGCTGGAATCTTTGTAAATCGTGAAGGACTTGCTAATCCCAGTGTCAATCAACTGGTTCCAGCTCTGGATGCCAAAATTGGGTTAAGTTATCTTTACTCATTGAAACAAAATTGGGATTTGAATTTTGAAGCAGGGTATATGGGAGCTTTGTATTTTAATCCTTTATCCAGTTATGAAACAAATACCAATGTTATTGCCTTGGACACTGGCTCTTTGTCAACATCAAGTGCCAAACACACACAAAGTAATTTTTCTGTAGGTGGCCCTTACATTACAGTCAGCTTGAGAACCTGA
- a CDS encoding DUF4332 domain-containing protein, whose product MHKLIELQGVGPKYAEMLKRVGIESQEDLLRVCSGRRGRFRVAEQTGISHKLILKWTNQADLARVNGINEEYAELLEQAGIDSIPELAHCNPEQLYSSLKEKNEQCHLAQHVPGLSQVVTWVEQAKKLPRAVYH is encoded by the coding sequence ATGCACAAGTTAATTGAGCTGCAAGGCGTAGGCCCAAAATATGCTGAAATGCTAAAGCGAGTAGGGATTGAAAGTCAGGAAGATTTATTAAGAGTTTGTAGTGGTCGCCGGGGGCGTTTTAGAGTAGCCGAGCAAACGGGAATCAGTCATAAATTGATTTTGAAATGGACCAATCAAGCTGATCTTGCACGAGTAAATGGCATTAATGAAGAATATGCTGAGCTTCTGGAACAGGCTGGTATTGACTCAATCCCAGAGTTAGCACATTGCAATCCTGAACAACTTTATAGCTCATTAAAAGAGAAAAATGAGCAATGTCATTTGGCGCAACATGTACCTGGATTATCTCAAGTTGTTACCTGGGTTGAACAAGCAAAAAAATTACCCAGGGCAGTTTATCATTGA
- a CDS encoding DNA-3-methyladenine glycosylase I — MSQNIILNRCEWVGQNKPHYELYHDTEWGIPVHDDEKHFEMLILEGAQAGLNWETILKKRDGYRRAFKQFNPQAVAQMTDDELNALLTNPEIIRNRLKIFSTRKNAKVFLSIQQEYGSFDSYVWQFVNGAPIINRPESIRAIPATSKESDALSKDLKKRGMSFVGSTIIYAYMQAIGMVNDHIVTCFRAK, encoded by the coding sequence ATGAGTCAAAACATCATACTAAACCGATGCGAATGGGTAGGGCAAAACAAACCCCATTATGAACTATACCATGATACTGAATGGGGAATTCCTGTTCATGATGATGAAAAACATTTCGAGATGCTCATTCTGGAAGGTGCTCAGGCAGGGTTAAATTGGGAAACTATATTAAAAAAGCGCGACGGATACCGGAGAGCTTTCAAGCAATTTAACCCACAAGCCGTAGCCCAAATGACTGATGATGAATTGAATGCTTTGTTAACTAATCCTGAAATTATCCGCAACCGGCTTAAAATCTTTTCTACCAGAAAAAATGCGAAGGTTTTTCTATCTATTCAACAAGAATATGGATCGTTTGATTCTTACGTTTGGCAATTTGTTAATGGAGCACCTATCATAAATCGTCCTGAAAGCATACGAGCGATACCAGCAACCAGCAAAGAATCAGATGCCTTATCCAAAGATCTGAAAAAAAGAGGAATGAGCTTTGTTGGCTCAACAATCATCTACGCTTACATGCAAGCCATTGGTATGGTGAATGATCACATCGTAACCTGTTTTCGAGCCAAATAA
- the def gene encoding peptide deformylase: MSLEIITIEKIENHHMLKTRAENIQFPLSREDKDLIEAMKKKLYALGGVGLAAPQVNSAKQIIAVYIPEEAQLLRDNAKIYPMHILINPNYEPLPQARIISDFEGCYSVSSKAGKVPRYDEIQLKYYDEEGNVHQQIENGFYARVLQHEIDHLNGVLITDRLTPDCVQGTIEEMMTIRRAELPLEKRKLFDQIMAKKLKK; the protein is encoded by the coding sequence ATGTCTTTAGAAATTATTACTATAGAAAAAATAGAAAACCACCATATGCTAAAAACTCGGGCTGAAAATATTCAATTTCCCTTGAGTCGAGAAGATAAAGATTTAATAGAAGCGATGAAAAAAAAATTATACGCATTGGGAGGGGTTGGTTTGGCAGCACCACAAGTCAATTCCGCCAAACAAATTATCGCAGTTTACATCCCTGAAGAAGCTCAGCTTTTACGTGATAATGCGAAAATCTATCCAATGCACATCCTAATCAACCCAAATTACGAGCCCTTGCCCCAGGCTCGTATTATTAGCGACTTTGAAGGTTGTTATTCTGTATCCAGTAAAGCAGGGAAAGTGCCAAGGTATGATGAAATTCAGCTAAAGTACTATGATGAAGAAGGGAATGTTCACCAACAAATCGAAAATGGCTTTTACGCCCGTGTTTTGCAACATGAAATTGATCATCTGAATGGCGTATTAATCACCGATCGTTTAACTCCCGATTGTGTACAAGGGACTATTGAAGAAATGATGACTATTCGCCGTGCTGAATTGCCTTTAGAAAAACGAAAATTATTTGATCAAATCATGGCAAAAAAACTTAAAAAATAA